The nucleotide sequence CCCGAGCCGCCAGGCGCTCTGCGCGCAGAACCGGGTGCCCGACTGCGGCCAGATCAAGTACGAGCCGCAGAGCGTCGAGGGCCCCAAGGGCCTGAAGAGCTGCCACGCCGGCATCGCCCAGTTCGCCGTGCTCAACGACGACAGCCGCGGCTGGCCGGCCACCTCCGTCGGCAGCACGGTGACGTTCACCTGGGTCAACACGGCCCGGCACGCCACGGCCAACTGGGAGTACTGGATCGGCAACACCCGGGTCGCGGTCGTCGACGGCGGGGGCCGCCAGCCCGACGCCACCGTGTCGCACACCGTCAATCTCGGTGGCTTCTCCGGCCGGCAGAAGCTCCTCGCCGTCTGGAACATCGCCGACACCGCGAACGCCTTCTACTCCTGCGTCGACCTCCAGATCGGTGGAGGCGGTGGCGGCAACCCCACGCCGTCGCCGACGCCCACCCCGGCCCCGACGACCCCGCGGCCGACCCCCACGCCGACCAGTTCGCCGGCCCCGGGCGGCACCTGGACCGCCGGGCGCGCCTACCAGGTGGGGGACACGGTCACCTACGACGGCCGGACCTACCGCTGCCGCCAGGCGCACACCGCGATTCCCGGCTGGGAGCCGCCGAACGTGCCGGCGCTGTGGCTGGCGCTCTGACCGGCCGGGTGCGGCCACGCTCCGCGTGCGC is from Micromonospora terminaliae and encodes:
- a CDS encoding lytic polysaccharide monooxygenase: MRRRITLPLLTTGAVTATLAVAAPAQAHGYVSSPPSRQALCAQNRVPDCGQIKYEPQSVEGPKGLKSCHAGIAQFAVLNDDSRGWPATSVGSTVTFTWVNTARHATANWEYWIGNTRVAVVDGGGRQPDATVSHTVNLGGFSGRQKLLAVWNIADTANAFYSCVDLQIGGGGGGNPTPSPTPTPAPTTPRPTPTPTSSPAPGGTWTAGRAYQVGDTVTYDGRTYRCRQAHTAIPGWEPPNVPALWLAL